In Candidatus Endomicrobium procryptotermitis, the following proteins share a genomic window:
- the def gene encoding peptide deformylase: protein MAILDIITIPDSLLKQVSFPVNDITEDICELAENMRLTMLAHKGCVGIAAVQVGFLTRIIIVDVSLSEKSHRSSGTLIMINPQITYSSGKISSREGCLSVPDFIGNVMRKKKIEVDYMDLDGQKRHLKTDGYEAVCIQHEIDHLDGKVFLDRVTSLKTDIFRRQ, encoded by the coding sequence GTGGCTATTTTAGACATAATAACTATTCCGGATTCTTTGCTTAAACAGGTATCGTTTCCAGTAAACGATATTACCGAAGATATTTGCGAACTTGCGGAAAATATGCGTCTGACCATGCTTGCCCACAAAGGCTGCGTAGGAATTGCCGCCGTTCAGGTAGGCTTTTTGACAAGGATTATAATAGTTGACGTTTCGCTCAGTGAAAAGTCTCATAGAAGTTCAGGAACATTAATCATGATAAATCCACAGATAACTTATTCTTCGGGAAAAATAAGTTCCAGAGAAGGCTGTCTGAGTGTTCCTGACTTTATAGGAAACGTCATGAGAAAAAAGAAAATAGAAGTCGATTATATGGATTTGGACGGACAAAAGAGACATTTAAAAACCGATGGTTATGAAGCGGTCTGCATACAGCACGAAATAGACCATTTGGATGGAAAAGTTTTTCTCGACAGAGTAACATCTTTAAAAACAGATATTTTTAGAAGACAGTGA
- the dtd gene encoding D-tyrosyl-tRNA(Tyr) deacylase translates to MKTVIQRVKKASVRIESGEKREIAEGLVILAAFGKNDTQQICCKIFDKIMNLRIFSNDCGKFDYSLHDIKGDLLIISQFTLYGNCKKGKRPDFNEAASYEHGKKLYEKFLSIAKSSGLKVENGEFGADMLVEIHNDGPVTIIVDSENI, encoded by the coding sequence ATGAAAACGGTTATTCAGAGAGTTAAAAAAGCTTCTGTTAGAATAGAAAGCGGGGAAAAAAGAGAGATTGCCGAAGGGTTGGTTATTCTGGCTGCTTTCGGAAAAAATGATACGCAGCAAATATGCTGCAAAATTTTTGATAAAATAATGAATCTCAGGATATTTTCAAACGACTGCGGGAAATTTGATTACTCTCTGCATGATATAAAAGGCGATCTTTTAATTATTTCCCAATTCACGCTTTATGGAAATTGTAAAAAAGGCAAAAGACCGGATTTTAATGAAGCAGCTTCTTATGAGCATGGGAAAAAACTTTACGAAAAATTTTTAAGTATCGCAAAAAGTTCGGGACTTAAAGTTGAAAATGGCGAGTTCGGTGCCGATATGCTTGTTGAAATACATAATGACGGTCCTGTTACAATAATCGTAGATTCGGAAAACATATGA
- a CDS encoding radical SAM protein, producing the protein MNIEVKIEKLYSMMDKCEICPRKCGVNRNGRQTGICKTGNKILISSYNVHMGEEPPITGKNGSGTIFFTNCTLKCVFCQNYPISQMGNGKEVSVVELADIMIELQNEGVHNINFVTPTHYSPQISEAVCKARNKGLKVPIVFNCSGYERVEVIKLLEDIVDIYLPDIKYSDNKTALKYSGIKDYVEVNRAALKEMVRQKGLLKINNDAIAESGVLIRHMVLPGNVENTKKSLEFIANELSPQTFISLMSQYHPAYKSYDYKELSRIITADEYEEALVCIEKLNFENGWQQEQQ; encoded by the coding sequence ATGAATATTGAAGTAAAAATTGAAAAGCTTTACTCCATGATGGATAAATGCGAAATATGTCCCAGAAAATGCGGAGTAAACAGAAACGGCAGACAGACGGGTATTTGCAAAACTGGAAATAAAATTTTAATTTCAAGTTATAATGTTCATATGGGTGAGGAACCGCCCATTACGGGCAAGAATGGTTCGGGTACAATTTTTTTTACGAACTGTACTTTAAAATGTGTTTTTTGTCAGAACTACCCCATAAGCCAGATGGGAAACGGCAAAGAAGTTTCTGTTGTAGAGCTTGCGGATATAATGATTGAACTGCAAAATGAGGGAGTTCATAATATAAATTTTGTTACGCCTACTCATTACAGTCCCCAAATATCTGAAGCGGTTTGCAAGGCAAGAAACAAAGGTTTGAAAGTTCCGATAGTTTTTAATTGCAGCGGTTACGAAAGGGTTGAGGTTATAAAATTGCTTGAAGATATAGTTGACATTTATCTTCCAGACATAAAATATTCAGATAATAAAACGGCGTTAAAATACAGCGGCATAAAAGATTATGTCGAAGTAAACCGTGCGGCACTGAAGGAAATGGTAAGACAGAAAGGTCTTTTAAAAATTAATAATGATGCAATAGCCGAAAGCGGAGTTTTAATCAGGCATATGGTATTGCCGGGAAATGTTGAGAATACAAAAAAATCTTTGGAATTTATAGCTAATGAACTTTCACCGCAGACTTTTATAAGTCTTATGTCTCAATATCACCCTGCTTATAAGTCTTATGATTACAAGGAACTGTCAAGAATTATTACGGCAGATGAATATGAAGAAGCTCTTGTTTGTATTGAAAAATTAAATTTTGAAAATGGTTGGCAACAGGAACAGCAATGA
- the amrB gene encoding AmmeMemoRadiSam system protein B, with the protein MKRTMRFGNWYPNNEEEIKRYIPEVKDKKNAVGIVSPHAGWIYSGKTAGITFASCDICETYVILCPSHTGLGSEIAVYPSGTWETPTGDLEIDYELAKLIVQNSKYAEFDDTAHAMEHSIEVQLPFIKAVNPKAKIVPLCLIAADYNKCADLAQAIYKASCSHTAKICVTASTDMSHYSNASIAKICDDYAIKEIMRLDGKSLLKVVEEKNISMCGVSPTASMLLYSKLAGAQKAELLKYSNSGEITGDFSEVVGYAGMVIY; encoded by the coding sequence ATGAAAAGAACAATGCGTTTTGGAAATTGGTATCCAAACAATGAGGAAGAAATAAAAAGATATATCCCCGAAGTCAAAGACAAAAAAAATGCTGTGGGAATAGTGTCACCTCATGCAGGCTGGATATATTCGGGAAAAACCGCAGGAATTACTTTTGCAAGCTGCGATATTTGCGAAACGTATGTGATACTTTGCCCCAGCCATACCGGACTTGGCAGCGAAATAGCGGTTTATCCTTCGGGAACATGGGAAACGCCTACGGGTGATTTAGAAATTGACTATGAACTTGCAAAACTTATAGTTCAAAATTCAAAGTATGCAGAATTTGACGATACGGCGCATGCTATGGAACATTCCATAGAGGTTCAGCTTCCTTTTATCAAAGCCGTAAATCCCAAAGCCAAAATAGTTCCACTTTGTCTTATAGCGGCTGATTATAATAAATGCGCCGATTTGGCGCAGGCGATTTATAAGGCTTCATGCAGCCACACTGCAAAAATCTGTGTAACTGCTTCTACGGATATGAGTCATTATTCCAACGCCTCAATCGCTAAAATATGCGACGACTATGCGATAAAAGAAATTATGCGGCTTGATGGAAAGAGTTTATTGAAAGTCGTTGAGGAGAAAAATATAAGTATGTGCGGAGTATCTCCGACTGCTTCGATGCTTTTATATTCGAAATTAGCTGGTGCGCAAAAAGCGGAACTTTTAAAATATTCGAATTCCGGAGAAATAACCGGGGATTTCAGCGAAGTTGTTGGTTATGCTGGCATGGTAATTTATTGA
- a CDS encoding NAD(P)H-hydrate epimerase produces MRQNKKNDVFVTVKQMRDIDDRTSAEYGISSLILMENAGQATAREAQKALKKMKNRNVAVVCGSGNNGGDGFVAARYLLDKGFNVSVVVTKSPEFFKGDCKINFDILKKLNAYISFSHAHIKKAGLIIDAVLGTGVSGTVKGAAAKVINAINKAKAYKISVDIPSGMDGGSGEIAGSVVNADKTVTFAFPKKAFKNKSARQYTGKITVADIGIPKIVSKEIMENEKN; encoded by the coding sequence ATGCGGCAAAATAAGAAAAATGATGTCTTTGTTACTGTTAAGCAAATGCGCGATATTGATGACAGGACGTCTGCTGAGTATGGAATTTCTTCGTTGATATTAATGGAAAACGCCGGTCAAGCCACGGCACGCGAAGCGCAAAAGGCGTTAAAAAAAATGAAAAATAGAAATGTTGCAGTTGTCTGTGGCAGTGGAAACAACGGCGGCGATGGATTTGTCGCTGCAAGATATCTGCTTGATAAAGGTTTTAATGTAAGCGTCGTAGTGACGAAATCTCCTGAGTTTTTTAAAGGAGACTGCAAAATAAATTTTGATATTTTGAAAAAACTTAATGCATATATTTCTTTTTCACATGCACATATAAAAAAAGCAGGGCTTATTATCGATGCCGTTTTAGGAACGGGCGTAAGCGGTACGGTTAAAGGTGCTGCGGCAAAAGTTATAAATGCTATAAATAAGGCAAAAGCTTATAAAATTTCCGTTGACATTCCTTCTGGAATGGATGGTGGAAGTGGCGAAATTGCCGGCAGCGTGGTCAATGCTGACAAAACGGTGACTTTTGCTTTTCCTAAGAAAGCTTTTAAAAATAAATCTGCACGGCAGTATACGGGAAAAATCACAGTTGCCGATATAGGTATTCCAAAAATTGTCTCAAAGGAAATAATGGAAAATGAAAAAAATTAA
- a CDS encoding insulinase family protein — MKKIKIKILCMIMLCLIVTGGCISKGAKIVKYDNGLISILRSDKNNLAASVAVYVRAGAVDEKPNQAGLSHFLEHLMFKGSKNYQGDALSRKVENMGGYINAATSNEFTMYYIDIQKDGVEESIKMLADTMQNPLFPQDEINRERKVVIEEIQRYFDRPFAVLHESFSKNAYEKSALGNSVIGSEEIIAAVTRDEIFNYYSAHYIPQKMTVVVCGNFDEDKINALIGETFGKFEKKPLPNEPMLLEEAHKGKEFVKKSKVEVGYMITGFLGADASSDDIFTADIAMHVLGGGKSSRLYRVLKEEKQLVYSISSSFQMMRGTGYAYISAVFDAANYEEIKKEIDSQIQNIIDNGITREELDRAKLSVKTGWSFSFEKPFNIGYVYGSWNLMGRPEIAEKFLFKMSALKTSDAQEFLKRYYNKDRVITAAMLPEGK, encoded by the coding sequence ATGAAAAAAATTAAGATAAAAATATTATGTATGATAATGCTCTGCCTAATAGTTACAGGCGGCTGCATTTCAAAAGGAGCAAAAATAGTGAAATATGATAACGGACTTATTTCGATATTAAGAAGCGATAAGAACAATCTTGCCGCTTCCGTTGCGGTTTACGTGAGGGCCGGCGCCGTAGACGAAAAACCGAATCAGGCTGGACTTTCGCATTTTTTGGAACATTTAATGTTTAAAGGCAGCAAGAATTATCAGGGTGACGCACTCAGCCGCAAAGTCGAAAATATGGGTGGCTACATAAATGCGGCGACGTCAAACGAGTTTACGATGTATTATATAGATATACAAAAAGACGGCGTTGAAGAGTCGATAAAAATGCTTGCCGACACAATGCAAAACCCTCTTTTTCCACAAGATGAGATAAATAGAGAAAGAAAGGTCGTTATCGAAGAAATTCAGAGATATTTTGACAGACCTTTTGCCGTATTGCACGAATCGTTTTCTAAAAATGCGTATGAAAAAAGCGCTTTGGGAAATAGTGTTATAGGAAGCGAAGAAATCATAGCGGCGGTTACCAGAGATGAAATTTTTAATTATTATTCCGCTCATTATATACCTCAGAAAATGACAGTCGTAGTATGCGGAAATTTTGACGAAGATAAAATAAACGCTCTTATTGGAGAAACTTTTGGGAAATTTGAAAAAAAGCCTCTTCCCAATGAGCCAATGCTTTTGGAAGAAGCTCATAAAGGTAAAGAATTTGTTAAAAAAAGTAAAGTCGAAGTAGGATATATGATAACAGGTTTTTTAGGAGCTGATGCAAGTTCCGATGATATTTTTACTGCAGATATTGCCATGCACGTTTTGGGCGGCGGCAAATCTTCAAGACTTTACAGGGTTTTAAAAGAAGAAAAACAGCTTGTTTATTCGATAAGTTCTTCTTTCCAGATGATGAGAGGTACAGGATACGCTTACATAAGCGCTGTATTTGATGCGGCAAATTATGAAGAGATAAAAAAAGAGATAGACTCGCAGATACAAAATATCATCGATAACGGCATAACGCGGGAAGAATTGGACAGAGCAAAACTTTCCGTGAAAACAGGATGGAGTTTTTCTTTTGAAAAGCCTTTCAACATAGGTTATGTGTATGGCAGTTGGAATCTTATGGGAAGACCTGAAATTGCGGAAAAATTTTTATTTAAAATGAGCGCTTTAAAAACTTCGGACGCGCAGGAATTCTTAAAAAGATATTATAACAAAGATCGTGTCATAACAGCGGCTATGTTGCCGGAAGGCAAATAG
- a CDS encoding insulinase family protein, which produces MKKIIFAISLFLISQAAFGGQMEDFTLKNNIKVIFDKTNGIGVVSMKVFTPAAVVLETKENAGISLLAANLMVKSTKNRSSDILARDVDNIGADLSNLVDYDAQCISISFLSEYFDASAEILADVIKNPAFDENEIYTEKRDIAAVLNARKDSIFSTALDNFTINFYKDAPYALTVLGSEESLNKITRSQLEAWHKYSFNSSNILISVSGNIDKRTLKNTLEKYFGDIESGEKFKDVDFNVGGGEIKTIEIKGKFNQAYIMKGFLAPDLKDKDYISLKVTGAVLGGRMTSRLFTELREKLGLAYEVSAIYPSRTHKSYFVIYIGLDKKNIDITLKRIDEILEDLRNNEVDAQELKDTKTYIKGLYIMDRQTVDRKSYYYGWRESVGQGYEYDDKYLEEMDKVSGKDILKIANKIFSKDSLTIIVRPDEK; this is translated from the coding sequence ATGAAAAAAATTATATTTGCAATATCATTGTTTCTAATATCACAAGCCGCTTTTGGAGGACAAATGGAAGATTTTACGCTTAAAAATAACATAAAAGTAATATTTGACAAAACGAATGGAATAGGTGTTGTTTCGATGAAAGTGTTTACGCCTGCCGCCGTCGTGTTGGAAACGAAAGAAAACGCGGGAATATCTTTATTGGCGGCAAATCTCATGGTCAAATCCACAAAAAACCGTTCAAGCGATATTTTAGCGCGTGACGTTGACAATATAGGTGCCGACCTTTCCAATTTAGTAGATTATGATGCGCAATGCATAAGCATAAGCTTTTTATCGGAATATTTTGATGCATCCGCAGAAATTCTTGCTGACGTGATAAAAAACCCAGCTTTTGATGAAAATGAAATATATACTGAAAAAAGAGATATTGCGGCCGTACTTAACGCTAGAAAAGACAGCATATTTAGTACAGCGCTTGATAATTTTACCATTAATTTTTACAAAGACGCTCCATATGCTCTGACGGTTTTAGGAAGTGAAGAAAGTTTAAATAAGATTACGCGCAGTCAGCTTGAAGCATGGCATAAATATTCGTTTAATTCTTCAAATATTTTAATATCAGTTTCAGGAAACATAGATAAAAGAACTCTTAAGAATACGCTTGAAAAATATTTTGGCGATATAGAATCCGGAGAAAAATTTAAAGATGTGGATTTCAATGTGGGCGGTGGAGAAATAAAAACCATCGAAATAAAAGGCAAATTTAATCAGGCGTACATAATGAAAGGTTTTTTAGCGCCTGATTTGAAAGACAAAGATTACATATCTCTGAAGGTTACAGGAGCGGTTCTTGGAGGCAGAATGACAAGCAGGCTTTTTACGGAACTGAGAGAAAAGCTCGGTCTTGCTTATGAAGTCAGCGCAATTTATCCTTCAAGAACGCATAAAAGCTATTTTGTCATTTACATAGGTTTAGATAAAAAGAACATAGATATTACACTTAAAAGAATAGATGAAATATTGGAAGATTTGCGTAATAACGAGGTTGATGCACAGGAGCTGAAAGACACAAAAACGTATATAAAAGGGCTTTACATAATGGACAGACAGACCGTTGACAGAAAATCATATTATTACGGCTGGCGCGAAAGTGTAGGGCAAGGTTATGAGTATGACGATAAATATCTCGAAGAGATGGATAAAGTAAGTGGTAAAGACATTCTGAAAATTGCAAATAAAATATTCTCAAAGGATTCCCTGACTATAATAGTAAGGCCGGATGAAAAATAA
- a CDS encoding peptide-binding protein → MKNKLIPFLLLFLTACSSDGLNQKHEAVSSDDTPIYGDAFVTAIGSDASFLNPILATDTPSGYVNSMIFNGLIKYDENLNLTCDLAESFEVSEDGLVITFRLKKNVKWHDGRPFTARDVKFTYDILIDSNTKTPYSSDFMLIEELKIVDDYTVKVYYERPFAPNLQSWGMSIVPEHVFRGMDFNEAAANRKPIGTGPYKFESWQTDQKIVLTANPDYFEGRPYINKYIIRIVPDSSVQFLELRNESLDFAGLTPDQWNAYDSFFKRYDKYRYPTFAFSFLGFNRLRKPFGDKSFLKAVGIAINKKDVIDGVLLGTGTEINGIYPPQSWAYKDLPKSEYNPQKALEILNSIGFKDVNGDGYLEYKGKPFDFTITTNQGNKQRELSAEIIQQHLKKIGLKVNIRIIEFSTFINQYIAKREFDAVIIGWSTTLDPDQYLLWHSGQTAPRQYNFLSYNNARVDKLLEDARTTFDFEKRKKMYHEIQEIMYEDPPCVFLYCSDSLTALHKRFRGVKDFPIGVGYNFIEWWTPKNETKYTFRE, encoded by the coding sequence ATGAAAAATAAATTAATTCCGTTTTTATTGTTGTTTTTGACTGCGTGTTCTTCCGACGGTTTGAATCAGAAACATGAAGCTGTGTCGTCAGATGATACGCCGATTTACGGGGATGCTTTTGTTACCGCCATAGGAAGCGACGCTTCTTTTTTAAATCCCATTCTTGCAACCGACACACCGAGCGGTTACGTCAATTCGATGATATTTAACGGATTGATAAAATATGACGAGAATTTAAATTTAACCTGTGATTTGGCGGAAAGTTTCGAAGTCTCCGAAGACGGACTTGTTATAACGTTCCGCCTGAAAAAAAATGTCAAATGGCATGATGGACGACCTTTTACAGCCAGAGACGTTAAATTTACCTACGACATTCTTATAGATTCCAACACAAAAACTCCTTACTCATCGGATTTTATGCTTATTGAAGAACTTAAAATAGTTGATGATTATACTGTAAAAGTTTATTATGAGCGGCCATTTGCGCCTAACCTTCAGAGCTGGGGAATGTCTATCGTGCCGGAACACGTTTTTAGAGGAATGGATTTTAATGAAGCTGCGGCCAACAGAAAACCCATAGGAACCGGGCCGTATAAATTTGAATCGTGGCAGACGGATCAAAAAATTGTTCTTACGGCAAATCCGGATTATTTTGAAGGCAGACCGTACATAAACAAATATATCATAAGAATAGTGCCTGACTCTTCGGTACAGTTTCTTGAACTCAGAAATGAGTCTCTTGATTTTGCAGGTTTGACGCCAGACCAATGGAATGCATATGACAGTTTTTTTAAACGTTATGACAAATACAGATACCCGACTTTTGCTTTTTCATTTTTGGGATTTAACCGTCTGCGTAAACCGTTTGGCGATAAAAGTTTTTTAAAAGCTGTCGGAATTGCAATAAATAAAAAAGATGTTATAGATGGAGTGCTTTTGGGAACTGGAACGGAAATAAACGGCATTTATCCTCCGCAAAGCTGGGCGTATAAAGATCTTCCGAAAAGCGAGTATAATCCGCAGAAAGCTTTGGAAATCCTAAATTCTATCGGATTTAAAGATGTTAATGGCGATGGGTATCTTGAATATAAAGGCAAGCCGTTTGATTTTACAATAACTACGAATCAGGGAAACAAACAAAGAGAGTTAAGTGCTGAAATCATTCAGCAGCATTTAAAAAAGATAGGCTTAAAAGTTAATATAAGAATTATAGAGTTTAGCACTTTTATAAACCAGTATATAGCCAAAAGAGAGTTTGATGCTGTTATTATAGGCTGGAGCACTACTCTTGACCCTGACCAGTATTTGCTTTGGCATTCAGGACAAACCGCTCCCAGACAATATAATTTTCTTTCATATAATAATGCAAGAGTCGACAAACTTCTGGAAGACGCCAGAACGACGTTTGACTTTGAAAAAAGAAAAAAAATGTATCATGAAATACAAGAGATTATGTACGAAGACCCTCCCTGCGTGTTTTTATATTGTTCTGACAGCTTGACAGCGTTGCATAAAAGGTTTCGCGGCGTGAAAGATTTTCCCATAGGTGTGGGCTACAATTTTATAGAATGGTGGACGCCAAAAAATGAAACAAAATATACATTTCGGGAATAA
- a CDS encoding ABC transporter permease, which produces MFNYLIKRLIYSLPIFLGITIITFTVMYTTPGKPTDMIADFNIKVTAEAKERLVKLYGLDKPLHEQYWNWLKRVAVLDFGNSFKDGRAASEKILERLPATVLLNVLSIIVMLVIAVPIGVYSAVKRYSLFDRILTVIIFVCFSVPAFWIALLLMIVVGLWLGWLPISGLISFNFENLSFFCKLWDLAKHLILPLIVSTLGSFAVLSRYIRSGMLDVLKQDYIKTAYAKGLSKKQVIFNHALKNVLLPLITIIGLSIPGLIGGSFIIETIFSYPGMGRLGYDAIVARDYPVIMGIGVISAFLTLLGNIVADVLYSVADPRIRYK; this is translated from the coding sequence ATGTTCAATTATTTGATTAAACGTTTAATATACTCACTTCCGATTTTTTTAGGTATTACGATAATTACTTTTACAGTAATGTATACGACTCCTGGAAAACCGACGGATATGATTGCCGACTTTAATATTAAAGTTACAGCGGAAGCCAAAGAAAGACTTGTGAAACTTTACGGTCTTGACAAACCGCTGCACGAGCAGTATTGGAACTGGCTTAAACGCGTAGCCGTTCTTGATTTTGGAAACTCCTTTAAAGACGGAAGGGCTGCTTCCGAGAAAATTTTGGAAAGACTTCCAGCTACGGTTTTATTAAACGTTTTATCGATAATTGTAATGCTTGTCATCGCAGTGCCGATAGGCGTATATTCGGCCGTAAAACGATATTCGCTGTTTGACAGAATATTGACGGTTATCATTTTTGTGTGTTTTTCCGTGCCGGCTTTCTGGATTGCTTTGCTTCTTATGATAGTCGTCGGTTTGTGGCTCGGATGGCTGCCGATTTCTGGTTTGATTTCTTTTAATTTCGAAAATCTTTCATTTTTTTGCAAACTATGGGATTTGGCAAAACATCTGATTCTTCCTTTAATAGTTTCGACGCTCGGTTCTTTTGCCGTTCTTTCAAGGTATATACGTTCAGGAATGCTTGATGTGTTGAAGCAGGATTATATTAAAACGGCTTATGCAAAAGGTTTAAGCAAAAAGCAGGTTATTTTTAATCACGCGTTAAAAAACGTTTTGCTGCCGCTCATAACTATAATAGGGTTGTCGATTCCGGGTTTGATAGGCGGCAGTTTTATTATAGAAACAATTTTTTCCTATCCCGGAATGGGAAGGCTCGGATATGATGCCATTGTGGCAAGAGATTATCCTGTGATTATGGGTATTGGAGTAATATCGGCATTTTTAACACTTCTCGGAAATATTGTTGCGGACGTTTTATATTCCGTGGCGGACCCGAGGATAAGATACAAATGA
- a CDS encoding ABC transporter permease, which produces MKKILKNKPAFYALILILIIIIAAVFAPFIVRCDPSAQDLSNRLAAPSSAHLLGTDDLGRDVFSRMVYGARVSISVGFFAVLITLFIGVVLGMISGYFGGWTDSIIMRFTDIMLCFPTFFLILIVIAFFEPSIVNVMIVIGITSWPGLARIVRAEVLSVREREFVLASKMLAVSKIRLLFVHILPNVVSPIIVYAAIGIGGAVLTESGLSFLGLGVQPPMSSWGQILMQGKDYIYVAWWLSLFPGIMILLTVLSFNMIGESLRDILDPKDNKI; this is translated from the coding sequence ATGAAAAAAATATTGAAAAACAAGCCTGCGTTTTATGCCTTGATTTTGATTTTAATAATCATTATCGCGGCTGTTTTTGCTCCGTTTATTGTCCGCTGCGATCCTTCCGCACAGGATTTGTCAAACAGGCTTGCAGCTCCTTCGTCTGCACATTTGCTCGGAACGGATGATTTGGGCAGAGACGTGTTTTCCAGAATGGTTTATGGAGCCAGAGTATCAATATCCGTAGGGTTTTTTGCAGTGCTGATAACACTTTTTATAGGCGTTGTTTTAGGAATGATTTCCGGATATTTCGGCGGCTGGACTGACTCGATAATAATGCGTTTTACAGACATTATGCTTTGTTTTCCGACATTTTTTTTAATACTTATAGTAATAGCGTTTTTTGAGCCCAGCATTGTCAATGTTATGATTGTAATAGGGATAACTTCGTGGCCAGGACTTGCAAGAATAGTGCGCGCTGAAGTTCTGTCCGTAAGAGAACGGGAATTTGTTCTGGCTTCAAAAATGCTTGCAGTAAGCAAAATACGGCTGCTGTTTGTTCATATTCTCCCTAATGTAGTTTCCCCGATAATAGTTTATGCGGCAATAGGTATAGGTGGTGCAGTGTTGACTGAGTCCGGCCTTTCATTTTTAGGGCTTGGCGTGCAGCCTCCGATGTCTTCATGGGGACAGATTCTCATGCAGGGTAAAGATTACATATATGTGGCGTGGTGGCTTTCTTTGTTTCCAGGAATTATGATTTTACTTACAGTTTTGTCTTTTAACATGATAGGCGAATCCTTAAGAGATATTCTTGACCCGAAGGACAATAAAATATAA
- a CDS encoding ABC transporter ATP-binding protein, whose amino-acid sequence MAILSVKNLSVDYKASFGIVNAIKNVSFDVEKGESFVIVGRSGSGKSTAASAIMDLTEFDGGEIKSGNIIYDGKDLLKLSFGKKRRIRGKKISMIFQDPQSYLNPVIRIGKQIFEAYETHNPGALKGEIRRKSEEVLKKVKLEDSARIFDSYPHQLSGGQKQRILIAMAIVNNPEILIADEPTTGLDAAVQKQILELIMELKNGMGLTLIMITHNMLIAKKYSDKLAVMHNGEIVESGKTNEIFTNPRHEYTKLLIGY is encoded by the coding sequence ATGGCTATCCTTTCCGTCAAAAATTTAAGCGTGGATTATAAAGCTTCTTTCGGTATTGTAAATGCCATAAAAAACGTGAGTTTTGATGTTGAAAAAGGTGAATCTTTTGTCATTGTAGGACGTTCTGGAAGCGGAAAAAGTACGGCTGCATCGGCTATAATGGATTTGACTGAATTTGACGGCGGAGAAATTAAATCTGGAAATATAATTTACGATGGCAAAGATCTTCTAAAATTGAGTTTTGGCAAAAAAAGACGGATAAGAGGAAAAAAAATATCGATGATTTTTCAAGACCCACAATCGTATTTGAATCCCGTTATAAGAATAGGAAAACAAATTTTTGAAGCTTATGAAACGCATAACCCCGGAGCTTTAAAAGGAGAAATCCGCAGAAAATCTGAAGAAGTTTTGAAGAAAGTCAAACTTGAAGACAGCGCGAGAATATTTGACTCTTATCCCCATCAATTGTCCGGAGGTCAAAAGCAGAGAATTTTGATAGCTATGGCGATAGTAAATAACCCCGAAATTTTGATAGCGGACGAGCCTACCACCGGTCTTGACGCCGCAGTACAAAAACAAATACTTGAATTAATTATGGAACTTAAAAACGGCATGGGACTTACGCTTATAATGATAACGCATAATATGCTTATAGCGAAAAAATATTCAGATAAGTTAGCAGTTATGCACAACGGTGAAATTGTCGAGTCAGGAAAAACGAACGAAATTTTTACAAATCCGCGTCACGAATACACGAAATTGTTAATAGGATATTAA